One window of Trichoderma breve strain T069 chromosome 3, whole genome shotgun sequence genomic DNA carries:
- a CDS encoding alpha/beta hydrolase fold domain-containing protein, with product MYLSFIIPFLLGLQWTGYASALTNFDDWAHQRIALEDVSIHFRYAGSGPPVLLVHGNPQFSLTWRTIGPLLAENYTVIAVDNRGAGDSSLPPDGNYTVMASAEDLKGVLDFLNITSAYVLSHDMGAGIATALAVKYPDLVRRLVVTEYLLPGFGFETARNPGSYWDLYANWQLAFFSITDAAEFFISGKERQMLEWYFYHGSYSGATSFSEGIVNRYTSSISKPGFLRAMLGPFGIEAVTETASFFQGTLRKKPLQMATLSMGGEASLGPFAKQLWGNVTSHLETDAVPKAGHWIADENPAWVAKRVHKFFSEDTTHPRSVDLSVLDDRVTLLNVGYLGTLRNVALAGSS from the exons ATGTATCTATCATTTATTATACCTTTTCTCTTGGGCCTTCAATGGACTGGCTATGCAAGTGCGCTCACAAACTTCGATGACTGGGCCCACCAGCGCATTGCTCTCGAAGACGTGAGTATTCACTTTCGTTACGCTGGAAGTGGGCCACCTGTACTTCTGGTGCATGGTAACCCTCAATTCAGCCTCACTTGGCGCACCATTGGACCTCTACTTGCGGAGAATTACACCGTCATCGCCGTGGATAACCGTGGCGCCGGCGACTCTTCGTTGCCACCAGATGGGAACTACACCGTCATGGCGTCTGCAGAAGATCTCAAAGGTGTCCTGGATTTTCTGAACATAACCTCAGCATACGTGCTATCGCATGATATGGGAGCCGGCATAGCGACTGCCTTGGCTGTGAAATATCCTGATTTGGTTCGGAGGCTCGTTGTAACGGAATACCTTCTCCCTGGTTTTGGGTTTGAGACTGCGCGAAATCCTGGATCGTACTGGGATTTATACGCCAATTGGCAGCTCGCCTTCTTTTCGATTACAGATGCCGCTgaattcttcatctccggaaaagagaggcaaaTGCTTGAATGGTATTTCTATCACGGGAGCTACTCTGGCGCCACGAGCTTCTCTGAAGGTATTGTAAATCGATATACGAGCTCAATTTCGAAACCAGGATTCCTAAGAGCCATGCTTGGCCCATTTGGCATTGAAGCCGTTACCGAAACAGCCAGCTTTTTCCAAGGCACTCTCAGAAAGAAACCACTCCAAATGGCAACCTTGTCAATGGGAGGAGAGGCTAGCCTAGGGCCCTTTGCTAAGCAACTCTGGGGTAATGTGACTAGCCATCTCGAGACGGATGCTGTTCCGAAGGCAGGACACTGGATTG CGGATGAGAATCCTGCGTGGGTTGCCAAACGAGTGCATAAATTTTTCTCAGAGGATACCACTCATCCACGCTCAGTTGATCTGTCGGTACTTGACGATAGAGTAACTCTTCTTAATGTTGGTTATCTTGGAACTCTTCGGAACGTAGCTTTGGCGGGCTCTTCCTAG
- a CDS encoding aldo/keto reductase family domain-containing protein — protein sequence MAAKAPLDVIIGAGNIGDRSIDKTVRYDTPQEVNAYLNAFYDRGYKHIDTARAYSTGAPGTSEPRLGAVEAGKRFTIDSKALSREPGSHTKEKIANEVEASLKALKVDQINIYYLHQPDRETPFEETSSEVEQIVEICERREFVKPSVYEGQYNPIVRGGEKTLFPLLRKNNIAFYAWSPAGGGFFAGNHKNGKSGGRFDTSTFLGGVYAQLYLKPSIEVATDNALAIAAKHGISGHAVALRWTVNHSVLDRKHGDAIIIGASNLDQLNSNLDVIEQGPLPDDVVKAINAIHTALGSDEVPYHF from the exons ATGGCTGCCAAAGCACCCCTCGACGTCATCATTGGAGCTGGCAAT ATTGGAGACAGAAGTATTGACAAAACCGTGCGGTACGACACACCTCAAGAAGTTAATGCATACTTGAACGCTTTCTATGATCGCGGCTACAAGCATATTGATACCGCTCGCGCGTACTCGACCGGTGCACCAGGAACATCCGAGCCCAGACTTGGTGCTGTTGAGGCCGGCAAGAGGTTCACCATCGACTCTAAAGCGCTATCCAGAGAGCCAGGGAGCCACACAAAGGAGAAAATCGCCAATGAGGTAGAGGCGTCTCTCAAAGCTCTAAAGGTTGACCAAATCAACATCTATTACCTGCACCAGCCTGACCGAGAGACTCCATTTGAGGAGACTT CTAGCGAGGTTGAACAAATTGTCGAGATTTGTGAACGTCGCGAATTTGTGAAGCCGAGTGTCTATGAGGGACAATACAACCCTATTgtccgaggaggagagaagacatTGTTCCCTCTTCTGCGCAAGAACAACATTGCATTCTATGCTTGGAG ccctgctggaggaggcttcTTCGCTGGAAACCACAAGAATGGCAAATCAGGCGGCCGTTTCGACACATCT ACCTTTCTCGGAGGCGTCTACGCGCAACTGTATCTCAAGCCTTCAATCGAGGTTGCAACGGATAATGCTTTGGCAATTGCCGCCAAGCACGGCATTAGCGGCCATGCTGTTGCCTTGAGATGGACTGTGAACCACAGTGTTCTTGACAGGAAGCAtggtgatgccatcatcattggcgcATCCAACCTCGACCAGCTCAACTCCAACCTCGACGTGATTGAGCAAGGGCCTCTGCCTGATGATGTCGTCAAAGCTATCAATGCTATCCATACCGCCCTTGGCTCTGATGAGGTCCCTTATCACTTttag